The DNA segment CGTCGATGTCGACTGTGTTGTAGCCTGTGGCGAGTACGCCGATGTATTTCAGTTTCGGCAGTGCAGCGATGTGTTCGCCGCGTATGATCGTTTTGTTGGTCAGGAGGATCTCGGCTTCTTTTGATCGCTCGATAACCTGTTCGGGTTTGGTGCGGTCATAAAGTTTGAACGTTCCCAGCTTTTCGAGCGGTTCGCAACTGAGATCGCCGGGGTTTACGGTATGACTGTCTAAAAGAACTATATTCATTTTAATGCCTTGTTAATTATCAGGTATCGGGGTTAGTTTAGTTCAGGCAGCAGAGCCTTCAGGAAGTTCCAGAGATGGTCCACGGATTCTATGTTTACCCGCTCCTGTGGGCTGTGCGGGTTTTCTATTGTTGCGCCGATGGAGATCATGTCCATGCCTTCGAATTTTTCGCCGAGCAGGCCGCATTCGAGTCCCGCGTGTATGGCTTCGATCTTCGTTTCTTTGCCGCGGACCTTCTTGTAGACTTCACGGCTAATGTTCAGCAGGTCGGAATCGGGGTTCGGTTCCCAGCCGGGGTACTTGCCGTTGGTGACGGGGTTTGCACCGGCGAGCTTTGCTGTCGCTTCGATCCGGCCGGTGATGCGGGACAGGGCCGAATCGATACAGCTTCGCTGGGAGGACATTATGTTGATCATTCCATCTTCGATGTCGGTGGAAAGAGTTGCGATGTTGTTGGACGTTTCGACCAGTCCTTCGACATCAAAGCTGTAGCGGTCAACGCCGTCCGGCAGGGCGATTATGAGGTCGATCGTGCTTTTTGTTGAATCGGTGTCGAGCGTCTTTTCGGAAGGCGTTGATGGGTCATGGACAAGTATCTTTAATTTGCTGTCGCGTGGGCCCAGTTCGTTTGCCAGCGATGTCTGCAGGTCGTTGATTTTCTTATCTAAAGCGTACTTCTGATCTTCAGCGAACGCAATCATTGCCGACGCGTTGCGCGGTATCGCGTTGTGTGCGCTGCCGCCCTGAAGGTGGCAGATGTTGATATTGAGCTCGTCGTTTATGCTGCTCAGGACGCGGCCGAGCAGTTTGATGGCGTTTGCTCTTTGTTCGTGGATGTTGACGCCTGAATGGCCGCCTGCGAGCCCGTCGATCTCGATAGTCATCTGCACCGCTTTGGGATCGGCAGACACAAAGTTTACGGGAAGTGCAATCTCGGTCTGTATGCCGCCTGCACAACCTATAGTGAAGACGCCTTCATCTTCGGTGTCGATATTGATGAGCTTTCTGCCCTTGATGAAATTTGCCTGAAGCTCTGCGGCTCCGGTCAGCCCTGTCTCTTCGTCAACGGTGAACAGCAGTTCGAGCGGCGGGTGCTTTACGGTGTCATCGGTTGCAAGAGCGAGTGAAATAGCGACCCCGATACCGTTGTCCGCGCCGAGGGTGGTTTTGTCAGCGGTTGCCCAGCCGTCTTTTTCGATTATGGTGATGGGGTCCTTGCTGAAGTCGTGTGTGCTGTCGGGTGTCTTTTCGCATACCATGTCGACGTGTCCCTGGAGGGTGACAGGGAGGCTGTTTTCCATGCCGGGTGTTGCCGGGACGTGTATGACGATATTGTTGACGTGGTCGCTTTGCCATTTGAATCTGTGCTTGTTGGCGAAGTCTTTGAGCCACTGGCATATCTGCTCTTCGTGCTTGCTGGGCCGGGGGATTTGGGATATCCGGCGGAATATGTCCCAAACATTTTGTGCTTTTGCATCACTGAGTTTCATGTGTCAGCAAGTCCTCTTTATTTCTAGGCTTCGTTCGGCAAGTAGTTTTACAACATCTGCATGGTACTGCCGGTTCATTATTAACCCAATAAGCGTGTTTTTCCCAGTGAAAAGGCTGTTTTTTGGACTATTTTGCTCCCGGCCGGGCGATGTGACCGTGCCCGACAAAAATTTGCAAGAAACCCCCCGTTTTTGGTTGAAATGTTGCAAATCGCGTGTAAACTATCTCTTCCTTATTGAGGGTCGGTGCCCGAGTGGCTAAAGGGGATGGGCTGTAAACCCATTGGCGAGAGCCTTCGCTGGTTCGAATCCAGCCCGGCCCAGTTTTTTATGCGCTTATTTTCCACGCCTAAGTCCTTGTTTTTACTGCACTTATCATTACCTTCTAAAGAAGGTCTTTGAGGTGCTTCAATGTCGTTAGATGACGACTGGTGACATCCAGAGACAGGCGTTTTTGCAAGGTTTCTGTAAGCATTCCTGTAAGTTTTACTATAACTATTTTGGCCCTGATCTGAGGAAAAATCCGCGTTTTTGGGCCCGCCAGCGGCGAATTTCGGCAGATTAGCGACTGCATCGTGCTCCTGGCCCTTAAAAACGTGCGTATATCGGCTCATTGTGAGGTTTATAGAGCTGTGCCGCATCAATTCCTGGGCGACCTTTGGATGTACGCCGCTGGCCGCCAGCAGACTGCCGAACGTGTGCCTGAGGGCATGGAAATCCAGCTTGCCTTCCTCGGTCTCGGGCTTGAGAAAATCGCTCTTGAGCCGTCTCTTGTACTCTTGAGGATTGTCCTGTGCCTTGGCGATCCAGGCAGTGCGGGCTTTATTCAGGTCATTACGCAGTCCGTCAGCCAGATGGCTAGCTACGGGCATATCGAAAAGTTTGCACTTGGGTGTTTTGTCTTTGAGCAAGGACTTTAGCAGCTCAGCGGTCTCTTTACGCAACGGCAGGACGGCTTGCTTGCGGTTTTTGGTTTTCTTTTCCGACAGTGTTACTTTCAGTTGATCAAAGTCTAACGATGACACAGTCAGGCTCTGCAGCTCAGAAGCCCTCAGGCCGGTCTCAAGGGCCAATCGGTACAGCAGCGACCTCTCAGGGCCTTTCAAGCGTCTACGCCTGTCTGTGCATCTGTGGGTGTATGTGAGCAGCTCGGTTATCTCCTCTGGTGACATAGCACGTCTCTGCTGCATGTCTGATTTGGTCACGGAGACTTTTTTCAAGTATGCGATCGGACTCTCCGGGGCCCGGTTGTCTTTGACCATCCAGTTGCAGAATTGTTTCGCGGCCTGCTGGTAATCGTGGCAGGTCTTGACGGCCCTGATCTGTTTCATGTCGGCAATATAGCACTGGACCTTGCTGGCAGAGATGTCCCTCCAGAACTTGAAACCGCAGCCGATTAAAACCTGTTCCGCTCGTCTGCGTGTTGTCCTGGCGTGGTGCTTTGTCATGCCGTCGGCAAGGATGGCTCGTTCGAATTCTTCGAGGTGCTCTTTGAGAGGTTTTTGGCGGTGGTCCTGGTAGCGGTCGAGCAGGCCGGCCTTGATCAGCTCCGTATCTTTTTCCATCTTGGCAGCTAACTGCAGGCTGGATGCTTTGTCCTTGAAGGCCTTCTGCCGCCTTCTTATGCCGTCAGCATCACGGTATTCGACATACCAGTGCTGCGACTTTTTAGTTACGGACTTGCCGTCTTTGTTCTTTACTGTGTACCGCTGTTTGAAAATACTCGCCATTTGCTTGCCTCATAATTGCTGCATACCACCATCACAAATTCCTGTGACCGAGACCAGATTAGCCGTAACTCGCTGAAACTGCAAGTTTTTATCGGGCCAGATCACAACCACTTTAACTATCCCGATTCTATACGGCACGAAAAAAACTGTCCTTGTTTTTCTGGAATTTTCATTTTTTCCGCATTTTTTGCAGGCAATTCTTACCTAGGAATTGTTTGTGTACGGTTCGAATGTATTCTCATCCTGAGTGAGAAGGGCGAGAAACTTGGTATGAACGTAGACCTTCTCCCTGCCGACTTGATTTTCTTCTAAAAGGCCTATTTCCGTCAAGCGTTTCAGGTAGACGGATGCTGTTTGTCTTGCGGCAATACCCTTTTCGATTAGATTTGGAATTCGGCAGTACGGCTGTTCAAAAACAGTTTCTACCAATTCTCGCGAGTAAGTGCGGGGCAACTTCTGCTTTACATAGTCACAGGTATGTTCAATCAGCTGCTGAGCGGCTTTGATTTTCCGTGTTGTCCATTTTGATGTTTCCTCGATCCCCTGAAGTACATAGATGATCCAGCCGTGCCAGTTGCCATTCTCGGTGACGTCTCGCAAGAGAGAGTAATACTGAGTTTTCGTTCTGATGAAATGCCGGCTGAGATAGAGTATTGGGGTTTTCAGAAGTTGTTCCTGTACTAGCAGTAAAGCATTGAGAATTCTGCCTGTTCTTCCGTTACCGTCAGTAAAAGGGTGAATTGCCTCAAACTGGTAATGCATCACTGCCATGCGGATCAGCGGATCAAGGCTGGTTTCTTCGTTGATAAACCTCTCCCAATTGGTGAGCTTTTCACGGATGATCTGTTCGCCGGCAGGAGGTGTGTAGATGATCTGGCCTGTAGAAGGATTGGAAAGGGTTGTGCCGGGGACTTTTCGGATGTCTACCGCTGTATCTCTTATTGTGCTGCATATCTCAACTGCGATAGATGTGCACAACGGTTTTTTTTCGATAGCCTTACAGCCCTGATACAGGGCCTGACGGTATCTCAGGGCCTCTCTGGTGGCGGAATCGGCTGATTGCTTGCTGCCGGAAGCTAGCTGGAAAAGTTTATCTGTTGTTGTCACAATGTTTTCAATTTCAGAACTGAGCTGGGCTTCCAGTAACGGAATGGTGTGAATGAGAACTGACTTGTTTGGAAGAAGCTCACCTGCTTGCTCCAGAGCGGCTAATTCACTTCTGGCTAAAATGCACTGTTTTAGAATTGTCTTGCTCTCAATGTCCGCTTTGGGCGGGAGTAATGGCAAATCGTTGTAGGGTTGTGATCGCTTGAAGGCCATATTTGTATCCTTGAAATATGTCGAAAAAACCTGAATTCATAAACATATCGACCTGAATATGTTTACATCATAAACATAAATGCCAAACATGTCGATGTTTTTCGGTTTTTTAAACACGTCCATTTTGCCAAACATGGGTGAGAACAAGGTCAAATTCAGTTGAATACGGCAGATTTTGCATGCTGATAAATTTTGCAAAAATTTTTTTTGGGGCGATGCCGGGGTTGTCACGAAAATTTTTTCGGTCCTGGTTTGTTACATGTTGTTACCCTTTTGCCTTAGTTGGCTCAGCGAGATTAGCTGATCCAACCGCTGGTCGGCTGTGACCGGAAAAATGGTGTTGCAGCTTCTTTTCGTGCCATTAATAATCTGCCTGCGACGTGCCAATCAGGGCGTTTTGAGGAACGCTCAGTTGAATTGGCGAAAAGCGGTTATGTTTGGTTATTGCGAATAAAGGCAGGTGCGAATGGGCAAGCTGGACCACATACGGATCCCACGGGAAGTTCTTAAATTTGGGCTCAAGGGCAGTCATGAAATCTGCATCATGGGTCTGATCTACAGCTTTGGACGAAATGGGCTGATGCTGACGGATATGCAGTTGGCCAATTTTCTGCATACCAGCAGCCGGACGGTGGAAAGGGCGCTGAAGAAACTCAGGGACAGAGGTTTTGTCGTGAGCAAGAGAGCCGCGGGCTGCCGTCGGCGTCTTGTAGTGGGTCCTGCGGTTGAGTCGGTTCACAATGCAGGCAGTGCCCCGGACGCTCTTGGGCAATCTGGTTCTGATATGGACCCAGGTGTAACCGACCCGAGGTCGGGAGGGTGGCCGGTTTCAAGTCCCGACATATTGTCGGTCAATACCGACGTGACCGCGGGTTTTAATCCGACGTCAATGGGGGACGAAACCGACGTGACTGCCGGACAAAAGGAAAGTAATAAAATGAAAGTAGAGGAAGAGTCTTCTGCGGGGAGAAACTCGCATAACAGGGCCTTT comes from the Anaerohalosphaera lusitana genome and includes:
- a CDS encoding MarR family transcriptional regulator is translated as MGKLDHIRIPREVLKFGLKGSHEICIMGLIYSFGRNGLMLTDMQLANFLHTSSRTVERALKKLRDRGFVVSKRAAGCRRRLVVGPAVESVHNAGSAPDALGQSGSDMDPGVTDPRSGGWPVSSPDILSVNTDVTAGFNPTSMGDETDVTAGQKESNKMKVEEESSAGRNSHNRAFVDYWNAKENLPVIRAFSDQRQNRLKVRMSERVFADNWREAIDKLSASSFATGHNDRAWRADVDWLLKNSTNYIKVLEGKYDDRDLPGPVKGAGDTKQEFTPEMEEAFLAENTRTITDSEAKKLFEEIGLA
- a CDS encoding aminoacyl-histidine dipeptidase; translated protein: MKLSDAKAQNVWDIFRRISQIPRPSKHEEQICQWLKDFANKHRFKWQSDHVNNIVIHVPATPGMENSLPVTLQGHVDMVCEKTPDSTHDFSKDPITIIEKDGWATADKTTLGADNGIGVAISLALATDDTVKHPPLELLFTVDEETGLTGAAELQANFIKGRKLINIDTEDEGVFTIGCAGGIQTEIALPVNFVSADPKAVQMTIEIDGLAGGHSGVNIHEQRANAIKLLGRVLSSINDELNINICHLQGGSAHNAIPRNASAMIAFAEDQKYALDKKINDLQTSLANELGPRDSKLKILVHDPSTPSEKTLDTDSTKSTIDLIIALPDGVDRYSFDVEGLVETSNNIATLSTDIEDGMINIMSSQRSCIDSALSRITGRIEATAKLAGANPVTNGKYPGWEPNPDSDLLNISREVYKKVRGKETKIEAIHAGLECGLLGEKFEGMDMISIGATIENPHSPQERVNIESVDHLWNFLKALLPELN
- the fic gene encoding protein adenylyltransferase Fic, with product MAFKRSQPYNDLPLLPPKADIESKTILKQCILARSELAALEQAGELLPNKSVLIHTIPLLEAQLSSEIENIVTTTDKLFQLASGSKQSADSATREALRYRQALYQGCKAIEKKPLCTSIAVEICSTIRDTAVDIRKVPGTTLSNPSTGQIIYTPPAGEQIIREKLTNWERFINEETSLDPLIRMAVMHYQFEAIHPFTDGNGRTGRILNALLLVQEQLLKTPILYLSRHFIRTKTQYYSLLRDVTENGNWHGWIIYVLQGIEETSKWTTRKIKAAQQLIEHTCDYVKQKLPRTYSRELVETVFEQPYCRIPNLIEKGIAARQTASVYLKRLTEIGLLEENQVGREKVYVHTKFLALLTQDENTFEPYTNNS